A portion of the Oncorhynchus clarkii lewisi isolate Uvic-CL-2024 chromosome 27, UVic_Ocla_1.0, whole genome shotgun sequence genome contains these proteins:
- the LOC139385899 gene encoding extracellular calcium-sensing receptor-like: MILNSSSPSLLLNYSSASSTSSSCRLREHFSLNGMYQKGDVILGGLFEVHYFTVFPELSFTSEPQQLYCEGFTSCGFQQAQTMAFAVDEINRDPDLLPNIKLGYQLYDNCLKLGVALRAAMSLASGTEEEFLLYETCSGSPPVLGIVGDPGSTHSIAISSVLGLFRVPMVSHYATCSCLSNRGKYPSFFRTIPSDAFQVRAMIQILRRLGWTWVGLVFSDDDYGVHAARSFHSSLAESGGCVAYSQVLPKDNRPTELQRIVGEIKSSSARVVVVFSNEAYLLPLVDEVVVQNVKGLQWIASEAWSTSSVFHTPRLMPYLGGTLGIAIRHGEIPGLRDFLLSIRPNDQPDNNHGNNMVRQFWEAVFGCRLEPPAGWVEAGGDVCTGQEDLRDVETNCGDLSELRPEYNVYKAVYALAHALHDLLQCVPGRGPFSGNRCASLQRLEHWQLVHYLQRVNFTTGFGDRVSFDDNGDALAIYDILNWVWLQDGSIEVETVGVIDESAPTGQELTLDEDRIFWNFESKKPPRSVCSESCPPGTRVARKKGEPVCCFNCISCAEGEVSNTTDSAECSRCPEDFWSSPERDFCIPKGVEFLSYQESLGLSLMTASLLGALICAVVLGIFTRYRNTPVVKANNSELSFLLLLSLKLCFLCSLLFIGRPRLWTCQLRHAAFGISFVLCVSCILVKTMVVLAVFRTSKPGGNASLKWFGAGQQRGTVLVLTSFQAAICTAWLVSASPTPHKNMRYHNDKIVYECVVGSVAGFGALLGYIGLLAFLSFLLAFLARNLPDNFNEAKFITFSMLIFCAVWISFVPAYISSPGMYADAVEIFAILASSFGLLVALFGPKCYIILLRPERNTKKALMGRATTKT; the protein is encoded by the exons ATGATACTGAACTCCTCATCTCCGAGCCTTCTATTGAACTACTCCTCTGCCTCGTCCACTTCCTCGTCCTGTCGTCTGCGGGAGCATTTCAGTCTGAATGGGATGTACCAGAAGGGTGATGTGATTCTGGGAGGTCTGTTTGAGGTCCACTACTTCACTGTGTTCCCTGAGCTGTCTTTCACATCAGAACCCCAGCAGCTCTACTGTGAGGG TTTTACCAGTTGTGGTTTCCAGCAGGCCCAGACTATGGCGTTTGCTGTAGATGAGATCAACAGAGACCCTGACCTTCTGCCAAACATCAAGCTCGGATACCAGCTCTACGACAACTGCCTGAAGCTGGGAGTAGCGCTGCGTGCTGCCATGTCATTGGCCAGTGGGACAGAGGAAGAGTTCCTATTGTATGAGACTTGTTCTGGGTCACCCCCGGTGCTAGGGATTGTGGGAGACCCAGGGTCCACACACTCCATCGCCATCTCCAGTGTCCTAGGGCTGTTCCGGGTTCCCATG GTGAGTCATTACGCCACGTGTTCCTGTCTGAGCAACCGGGGAAAATACCCATCCTTCTTCAGAACCATCCCCAGTGACGCCTTCCAG GTGCGAGCCATGATCCAGATCCTACGTCGGTTGGGTTGGACCTGGGTGGGACTGGTGTTCAGTGATGATGACTACGGAGTTCATGCTGCCCGGTCCTTCCACTCAAGCCTGGCCGAGTCAGGGGGCTGTGTGGCCTATTCCCAGGTCCTGCCCAAAGACAACCGCCCCACTGAGCTGCAGAGGATCGTGGGAGAGATCAAGAGCTCCTCTGCtcgtgtggtggtggtgttctccaACGAGGCCTACCTGCTCCCTCTGGTGGATGAG GTGGTGGTGCAGAATGTGAAGGGTCTCCAGTGGATCGCCAGTGAAGCCTGGAGCACTTCCTCTGTGTTTCACACCCCCCGTCTCATGCCCTACCTGGGGGGTACCCTGGGTATCGCCATCCGTCATGGAGAGATACCCGGCCTCAGGGACTTCCTGCTTAGCATCCGCCCCAACGACCAACCTGACAATAACCATGGAAACAACATG GTGAGACAGTTCTGGGAGGCTGTGTTTGGGTGCAGGTTGGAGCCCCCAGCAGGTTGGGTGGAGGCTGGGGGTGATGTATGTACAGGTCAGGAGGACCTGAGGGATGTGGAGACCAACTGTGGGGATTTATCTGAGCTCAGGCCGGAGTATAACGTGTATAAGGCAGTGTACGCCCTGGCCCATGCCCTGCATGACCTACTGCAGTGTGTGCCAGGGAGAGGACCATTCAGTGGGAACCGCTGTGCCAGCCTACAGAGACTCGAGCACTGGCAG CTGGTCCATTACCTGCAGAGGGTTAACTTCACCACAGGGTTTGGCGATCGCGTTTCTTTCGATGACAACGGGGACGCCCTGGCCATCTATGACATCCTGAACTGGGTGTGGCTCCAGGACGGGAGCAtagaggtggagactgtgggtgtGATTGACGAATCAGCCCCCACAGGACAAGAGCTCACACTGGACGAGGAcagaattttctggaattttgagTCAAAAAAG CCTCCACGATCAGTGTGCAGTGAGAGCTGTCCCCCAGGCACCCGTGTAGCCAGGAAGAAGGGGGAGCCTGTCTGCTGCTTCAACTGCATCTCCTGTGCTGAGGGAGAGGTCAGCAACACCACAG aCTCGGCCGAGTGCTCGAGATGTCCAGAGGACTTCTGGTCCAGCCCGGAGCGTGACTTCTGCATCCCTAAGGGGGTTGAGTTCCTCTCCTACCAGGAATCCCTGGGACTCTCCTTGATGACCGCCTCGTTGCTAGGAGCCCTCATCTGTGCAGTGGTCCTCGGAATCTTCACCCGCTACCGGAACACGCCTGTTGTCAAGGCCAACAACTCTGAGCTGAGCTTCCTGCTTCTGCTTTCACTCAAACTCTGCTTCCTGTGCTCGCTACTGTTCATTGGCCGGCCCCGGCTGTGGACGTGTCAGCTGAGGCATGCAGCATTTGGTATCAGCTTTGTTCTCTGTGTCTCTTGTATACTGGTGAAGACAATGGTGGTGCTGGCAGTGTTCAGGACCTCTAAGCCCGGGGGAAATGCCAGCCTGAAGTGGTTTGGTGCTGGGCAGCAGAGAGGAACAGTCCTGGTTCTCACCTCATTCCAGGCTGCTATCTGCACAGCCTGGCTGGTTTCAGCCTCTCCAACTCCACACAAAAACATGCGCTACCATAATGATAAGATTGTATATGAGTGTGTGGTGGGGTCGGTAGCAGGGTTCGGAGCGTTGTTAGGCTACATCGGCCTCCTGGCGTTCCTTAGCTTCCTCTTGGCTTTCCTGGCCAGGAATCTTCCAGACAACTTCAACGAGGCCAAGTTCATCACCTTCAGCATGCTGATCTTCTGTGCTGTGTGGATCTCCTTCGTCCCTGCCTATATCAGCTCTCCTGGGATGTACGCAGACGCTGTGGAGATATTCGCCATCTTAGCTTCCAGCTTTGGCCTTCTGGTGGCTCTGTTCGGCCCAAAGTGTTACATCATCCTGCTGAGGCCAGAGAGGAACACCAAGAAGGCTCTGATGGGCCGGGCCACAACCAAGACATAG